From a single Anaerolineales bacterium genomic region:
- a CDS encoding glutamine--tRNA ligase/YqeY domain fusion protein: MNPEEENKPSDFIREAVAEDLRTGRFNYVRTRLPPEPNGYLHIGHVKAFMIDYLVAKENNGELILRFDDTNPAKEETEFVEAIEEDARWLGIEWVKVTYASDYFDLLYEWAQKLVLDGKAYVDDQTPEEVSANRGTLTEPGKNSPYRDRDVEENMELLERMKNGEFPDGARVLRAKIDMAHPNINMRDPVMYRIIHEPPHHRTGSKWKIYPLYDWSHGQNDSMEGITHSLCSMEYENHRPLYEWFLEQLGVFKPRQIEFARLNMTYTVMSKRKLRRLVEEYHVNGWDDPRMPTLRAMRRRGYTAEAILDFIRRVGVAKNYSVSDVSLLEACVRDDLNKTALRRMAVIRPLKVVIDNYPDDLVEEMDAVNNPEDPSAGTRKVPFSKVIYIEQDDFRETPPPKYYRLYPGNEVRLRYAYFIKCTDVVKDADGNIVEVHATYDPSTKGGDAPDGRKVKSTIHWISAKHAKEAEVRMYDRLFTKEDPEEGEEGFLACLNPNSLEVLAGYVEPHLASPEVGSRFQFERLGYFCVDPDSTPEKPVFNLTVNLKDTWAKLEKKAK; the protein is encoded by the coding sequence ATGAATCCCGAAGAAGAGAACAAACCCAGTGACTTTATCCGCGAAGCCGTGGCGGAAGATCTGCGCACGGGACGCTTCAATTACGTCCGCACACGCCTGCCCCCCGAACCGAACGGTTATCTCCACATCGGGCATGTCAAGGCGTTCATGATCGATTATCTGGTCGCGAAGGAGAACAACGGCGAGTTGATCCTGCGCTTCGACGATACGAACCCAGCCAAGGAGGAGACCGAGTTCGTGGAAGCCATCGAGGAGGATGCGCGCTGGCTCGGCATCGAGTGGGTCAAGGTGACGTATGCATCGGATTACTTTGACCTGCTGTACGAATGGGCGCAGAAACTTGTGCTGGACGGAAAAGCGTATGTGGACGATCAGACTCCTGAAGAAGTGAGCGCCAACCGCGGCACGTTGACCGAGCCCGGAAAAAATTCCCCGTACCGCGACCGCGACGTGGAAGAAAACATGGAACTGCTCGAACGCATGAAGAACGGCGAATTCCCCGACGGTGCGCGCGTCCTGCGCGCCAAGATCGACATGGCGCACCCGAACATCAACATGCGCGACCCGGTCATGTACCGCATCATCCACGAACCGCCGCATCACCGCACGGGCAGCAAGTGGAAGATCTATCCGCTGTACGATTGGTCACACGGACAGAACGATTCGATGGAAGGCATCACACATTCATTATGCTCGATGGAATACGAGAACCATCGTCCGCTGTATGAATGGTTCCTGGAACAACTGGGCGTGTTCAAACCGCGCCAGATCGAATTCGCGCGCCTCAATATGACCTACACGGTCATGAGCAAGCGCAAGCTCAGGCGGCTGGTGGAGGAATATCACGTCAACGGCTGGGACGATCCGCGCATGCCCACATTGCGCGCGATGCGCCGCCGTGGATATACGGCGGAAGCCATTCTTGATTTCATCCGCCGCGTGGGCGTGGCAAAGAATTACAGCGTCAGCGATGTATCATTGCTCGAAGCCTGCGTGCGTGACGATCTGAATAAAACCGCCCTGCGCCGCATGGCGGTCATCCGCCCGCTCAAGGTGGTCATTGATAACTACCCTGACGATCTCGTCGAGGAGATGGACGCGGTTAACAATCCCGAAGACCCGTCCGCGGGGACGCGCAAGGTCCCGTTCTCGAAGGTCATTTACATCGAACAGGATGACTTCCGTGAAACTCCGCCGCCCAAATACTATCGCCTGTATCCCGGCAATGAAGTCCGCTTGCGCTATGCCTATTTCATCAAATGCACAGACGTGGTGAAAGATGCAGACGGCAACATCGTCGAGGTCCATGCCACGTATGACCCCTCCACCAAAGGCGGCGACGCGCCGGACGGGCGCAAGGTAAAATCCACGATCCATTGGATATCCGCAAAACATGCAAAGGAAGCCGAAGTCCGCATGTACGATCGTCTCTTTACAAAAGAAGATCCGGAAGAAGGCGAAGAAGGATTTCTCGCCTGCCTCAATCCCAACTCACTGGAGGTGCTCGCCGGATATGTGGAACCGCATCTTGCCTCGCCAGAAGTTGGTTCGCGCTTCCAATTCGAACGCCTCGGCTACTTCTGCGTCGACCCCGACTCCACGCCCGAAAAGCCGGTCTTCAATTTGACGGTCAATTTGAAGGATACGTGGGCAAAGTTGGAGAAAAAGGCGAAGTAA
- a CDS encoding sugar ABC transporter substrate-binding protein: MKPFQHSRVFKAIACLFVFLSSCTSPAANTQIVTFMIFGDPSERQAYIDLAEAFHQTRQDISVEITHVPSAREYRTRLATEFASGNPPDITLWNYRRYANFAAGDLFEPLGPYIANSDLIQIEDFFPIAIEPFMWQGELMCIPQNISSLVVYYNQDLFDAAGIPYPSNDWTWDEFVETAVALTKDFDDDGVVDQYGLGTEISLYRLAPFVWQNAGPIVDNFDNPNRLTLSRPPSLEALQWFADLRQVHGVLPGRTEETAMDSESRFVAGLTAMFLNSRIGVPSYREIESFAWDVAPLPQNKTAANILHSDAYCLSKATKNKDAAWAFIEFANSFEGQTFIAQSGRTVPSLIKVAESNAFLDPTQRPYNSRIWLDTVPTLQMVPVISTWQEIETVSSEEIKRAVYGEITVEEAAALAFMRTEEYFLLGVTAQRR, from the coding sequence ATGAAACCATTCCAACACAGCCGGGTGTTCAAAGCGATCGCATGCCTGTTCGTTTTTCTCTCTTCGTGCACATCCCCCGCAGCGAACACACAAATAGTCACTTTTATGATCTTTGGCGACCCTTCAGAACGCCAAGCCTACATTGATCTGGCAGAAGCCTTCCATCAAACACGACAGGATATTTCGGTGGAGATCACTCATGTTCCCTCCGCCCGTGAATATCGCACCCGTCTTGCAACCGAATTTGCTTCCGGCAACCCGCCTGATATTACGCTGTGGAACTATCGCCGCTATGCCAACTTCGCAGCAGGCGATCTTTTCGAACCGCTTGGTCCCTACATTGCCAACAGCGATTTGATCCAAATCGAGGATTTCTTCCCGATCGCCATTGAGCCCTTCATGTGGCAGGGGGAACTCATGTGCATTCCTCAGAACATCTCCAGCCTGGTCGTCTATTACAACCAGGATTTGTTCGATGCGGCTGGGATTCCCTACCCTTCAAACGACTGGACATGGGATGAATTTGTTGAAACCGCCGTTGCATTGACAAAGGACTTTGATGACGATGGGGTCGTGGACCAATACGGATTGGGAACGGAAATATCACTCTACCGACTTGCTCCCTTTGTATGGCAGAATGCGGGTCCCATAGTCGATAATTTCGATAACCCAAATCGCCTTACCCTGAGCCGTCCGCCATCGCTGGAGGCGTTGCAATGGTTCGCAGACCTGCGGCAGGTTCACGGGGTGCTTCCGGGTCGCACCGAAGAGACCGCCATGGACAGCGAGTCCCGCTTTGTCGCCGGACTGACCGCCATGTTCCTCAACAGCCGGATCGGCGTGCCATCCTATCGCGAGATCGAATCGTTCGCCTGGGATGTTGCGCCGCTTCCCCAAAACAAAACAGCAGCAAATATCCTGCACTCGGACGCTTATTGCCTTTCAAAAGCGACAAAAAACAAGGATGCTGCCTGGGCATTCATTGAATTCGCTAATTCGTTCGAGGGGCAAACATTCATAGCGCAATCAGGGCGGACAGTTCCATCCTTGATCAAAGTCGCGGAGTCAAATGCTTTTCTTGACCCCACTCAACGCCCGTACAACAGCCGGATATGGCTGGATACCGTTCCCACGCTGCAAATGGTGCCAGTAATCAGCACCTGGCAGGAAATCGAAACTGTATCCAGCGAGGAGATCAAGCGGGCTGTTTATGGAGAGATCACGGTTGAAGAGGCAGCCGCATTGGCATTCATGAGAACAGAAGAATACTTCCTGCTTGGAGTCACCGCACAGCGCAGATAA
- a CDS encoding carbohydrate ABC transporter permease yields MKRSSFNTLLTRTLQVLIAALFLLPIIWMITAALIPPGSPLPRSLDLTPDEITLENFTHIWRLVPISHFTLNSLRVVALAVPITLLTGSWAGFAMSQLPRSSQRRLVVISLIVLMIPGIALWSTRFVLYREIGIYNSIWALAAPALMGTSPFFVLMFYRAFRRIPREVYESARLDGAGVIQLWRLIALPIARPTVIGVALLSFIYYWGDFISPLLYLQSEKNYTLPIALQLLQQMGRSDWSLLMAASVTTLAVPMAFFFILQPFIATRE; encoded by the coding sequence ATGAAACGTTCGTCGTTTAACACCCTACTCACAAGGACCTTGCAGGTGCTAATCGCAGCCTTGTTTCTATTGCCGATCATCTGGATGATCACCGCCGCATTGATCCCACCCGGATCCCCGCTTCCTCGCAGCCTCGACCTGACACCCGATGAAATAACGCTCGAAAACTTCACCCACATCTGGCGTCTGGTCCCGATCAGTCACTTCACATTGAACTCTCTGCGCGTTGTGGCTTTGGCTGTTCCCATCACCCTGCTGACAGGTTCCTGGGCGGGCTTTGCCATGTCACAGCTGCCGCGGTCCAGCCAGAGGCGATTGGTTGTCATTTCCCTGATCGTGCTCATGATCCCCGGGATCGCGCTGTGGTCCACCCGCTTTGTCCTTTACAGGGAGATCGGTATTTACAACAGCATCTGGGCATTGGCAGCCCCGGCACTGATGGGAACCAGTCCATTTTTTGTGTTGATGTTCTATCGGGCATTCCGGCGCATCCCGCGCGAGGTGTATGAATCTGCGCGGTTGGACGGAGCCGGGGTAATACAGTTATGGCGGTTGATCGCGCTTCCAATTGCGCGTCCCACCGTCATAGGGGTCGCCCTGCTCAGTTTCATTTATTATTGGGGGGATTTTATAAGTCCGCTTCTTTACCTGCAATCCGAGAAAAATTACACCCTCCCCATTGCGTTGCAGTTGCTCCAGCAAATGGGGCGGTCAGACTGGTCTCTATTAATGGCGGCATCCGTCACAACACTGGCGGTACCCATGGCGTTCTTTTTCATCTTACAGCCATTTATTGCAACCCGCGAGTAG
- a CDS encoding sugar ABC transporter permease translates to MKLSYYTKIKLLLLPYLLGILLLVVIPAAGSFFLAFFHYDGISTPVWAGNLNFILAYTDDLFLLSVRNSLALIILPVPLRVLGMFLTAYLMRGNGKFINWLRAFVYLPTIIPTVAYALAWLWILNPLFGPVNHILSAFGLYAPGWFADPQWAKPALVLMSFWQIGEGFLVSLAALQDIPKELDDASRLDGASTSQVFWRIYLPLMFPILLILAFRDTVVTLHESFATILITTLGGPYYSTFTLPLFIYEKAFDLLSFGTASAAMWIMYLLTGLIILSLYITARQWDVDITDETFVV, encoded by the coding sequence GTGAAACTCAGTTATTACACAAAAATTAAACTACTTCTACTGCCCTATTTGCTTGGGATTTTGCTGTTGGTAGTGATCCCGGCCGCAGGCTCCTTCTTCCTTGCCTTCTTTCACTATGACGGGATCTCGACACCCGTTTGGGCAGGCAACCTGAACTTCATTCTAGCATATACGGATGATCTTTTTCTTCTAAGTGTGCGGAACTCCCTGGCGTTGATCATCCTGCCAGTTCCATTACGCGTGTTGGGCATGTTCCTGACCGCCTATCTGATGCGTGGAAATGGAAAGTTTATCAACTGGCTGCGGGCTTTCGTTTATCTTCCCACCATTATACCAACGGTCGCTTATGCACTTGCCTGGCTTTGGATACTCAACCCGCTTTTTGGTCCCGTAAACCATATCCTTTCAGCATTTGGGTTATATGCACCGGGTTGGTTTGCAGACCCGCAGTGGGCAAAGCCCGCTTTGGTGCTCATGTCATTTTGGCAGATCGGCGAGGGGTTTCTCGTCAGCCTGGCAGCGCTGCAGGACATTCCCAAGGAACTTGACGATGCATCCCGCCTGGACGGGGCATCGACCAGCCAGGTTTTTTGGCGCATCTATCTTCCACTGATGTTCCCCATTCTACTGATCCTTGCATTTCGCGACACGGTGGTCACCCTGCACGAATCCTTTGCGACCATCCTGATCACGACATTGGGCGGTCCTTATTATTCGACCTTTACACTTCCGCTGTTCATATACGAAAAAGCATTCGATCTGCTCTCTTTCGGCACCGCCAGCGCGGCAATGTGGATCATGTATCTTTTGACCGGTCTTATTATTCTGAGCCTGTACATCACCGCCCGGCAATGGGATGTGGATATCACCGATGAAACGTTCGTCGTTTAA
- a CDS encoding S-layer homology domain-containing protein, with protein MLAVLLPSSSVQAETQGRLLSASGDVTWAKGIGGTGFDSGASIAVDKNGNNYLTGSFSNTVDFDPGPGTTNLTSAGGRDIFVAKYDSAGNLIWAKGIGGTGLDFGTAVVVDASNNVYVTGLFTNTVDFDPGAGIFNLSASSNDIFLLKLDSHGGFLWAKKMGGPLTDQGIDLKLDPGGNILVLTDFESTADFDPGPGIFNLTSKGFYDVAVVKLDATGSFIWAKGFGGTGEEYAMKLAIDQTGNIFIIGSFENTVDFDPDTGISNLTSNGLSDIFLSVLDSDGQFTWSIGIGGSGVDEAWDMSLNAAGNIYLTGNFSNTVDFDPGAGEHELVSEGDWDIFILNLTSGGGFNWAKSIGGTGTDWASNIAMDSLQNVYLTGGYMDTVDFDPDAGILNLTSAGQSDVFIAQFNNNGQLQWAKSAGGTLSDYSSGLVINSDQDAIVTGSFSGIADFDSGAGNLGLTSAGEMDIFIAKYTGEKSTFADVPFNHSAWQYIEAIYNAGITGGCTTTPLNYCPNSTVTRAQMAIFLLRGIHGSSYTPPAVGDGTGFNDVPTTHSAAAWIKQLAAEGITGGCGNGNYCPNQAVTRAQMAIFLLRAKYGDDYVPPAVGDSSGFNDVPAASSTAPWIKQLAAEGITGGCGGGNYCPNNPVTRAQMAIFLQRTFNLPLP; from the coding sequence ATGCTTGCCGTATTACTCCCGAGTTCAAGCGTTCAAGCCGAAACACAAGGCAGATTGCTCTCTGCAAGCGGCGACGTAACATGGGCAAAAGGCATCGGCGGAACGGGTTTCGATTCCGGAGCAAGCATCGCCGTTGACAAAAATGGAAACAATTACCTGACAGGAAGTTTTTCCAATACTGTCGACTTTGATCCTGGTCCCGGCACAACGAATCTAACCAGTGCGGGGGGGAGGGATATTTTTGTAGCAAAATATGACAGCGCCGGCAATTTGATCTGGGCAAAGGGGATTGGGGGAACTGGTCTTGATTTTGGAACAGCAGTTGTCGTCGATGCAAGTAACAATGTATATGTAACCGGTTTGTTCACCAACACTGTTGATTTCGATCCCGGCGCAGGAATATTCAATCTTAGCGCTAGTTCCAATGATATCTTCCTGCTGAAACTGGACAGCCACGGAGGCTTTCTGTGGGCAAAAAAAATGGGTGGGCCTTTGACCGATCAAGGCATCGACCTAAAACTGGACCCCGGCGGGAATATCCTTGTATTGACAGATTTTGAATCCACAGCCGATTTCGACCCCGGTCCGGGGATATTCAACCTGACAAGCAAGGGCTTTTATGACGTTGCTGTTGTAAAACTTGATGCGACCGGAAGTTTTATTTGGGCAAAAGGGTTTGGGGGAACGGGGGAAGAATACGCCATGAAACTCGCGATCGATCAAACTGGAAACATATTCATCATTGGAAGCTTTGAAAACACGGTTGATTTTGACCCGGATACAGGAATATCAAACCTTACATCCAATGGATTGTCTGATATCTTTCTTTCGGTGCTTGACAGCGATGGGCAGTTCACATGGTCAATCGGCATTGGCGGGAGCGGCGTAGATGAAGCATGGGATATGTCGTTGAATGCCGCGGGAAACATCTACCTTACAGGGAACTTTTCCAATACGGTCGACTTTGACCCCGGCGCCGGCGAACACGAACTGGTCAGCGAGGGAGATTGGGATATCTTCATCTTGAACCTAACCAGCGGTGGTGGATTCAATTGGGCAAAGTCAATTGGAGGAACAGGTACCGATTGGGCAAGTAATATAGCAATGGACTCGCTTCAAAATGTATATCTAACTGGCGGTTATATGGATACAGTGGATTTCGATCCAGATGCCGGTATTCTTAACCTGACTAGTGCAGGACAAAGCGATGTTTTTATCGCTCAATTTAATAACAACGGTCAATTGCAATGGGCGAAAAGCGCAGGCGGTACATTATCCGATTATTCATCCGGATTGGTAATCAACTCTGACCAAGATGCCATCGTTACTGGCTCCTTTAGTGGAATTGCAGATTTTGATTCCGGCGCAGGCAATCTCGGTTTAACTAGTGCTGGAGAGATGGACATCTTTATTGCCAAATACACGGGAGAAAAATCCACCTTTGCCGATGTGCCCTTCAATCACTCCGCCTGGCAGTACATCGAAGCCATCTACAATGCCGGCATCACCGGCGGCTGTACCACCACTCCGCTCAACTACTGCCCCAACAGCACCGTCACCCGTGCCCAGATGGCGATCTTCCTGCTGAGAGGCATCCACGGCTCATCCTATACCCCGCCCGCCGTGGGCGACGGCACCGGCTTCAATGACGTCCCCACCACCCATTCCGCGGCGGCATGGATCAAGCAGTTGGCGGCGGAAGGCATCACCGGCGGCTGTGGGAATGGCAACTACTGTCCCAACCAGGCGGTCACCCGCGCCCAGATGGCGATCTTTCTGTTGAGAGCCAAGTATGGAGATGACTACGTCCCGCCTGCCGTGGGAGACTCTTCCGGTTTCAATGATGTGCCTGCAGCAAGTTCGACCGCGCCGTGGATCAAGCAGTTGGCGGCGGAAGGCATCACCGGCGGCTGTGGCGGCGGCAACTACTGCCCCAATAACCCGGTCACCCGCGCCCAGATGGCGATCTTCCTGCAACGCACCTTCAATCTGCCGCTGCCGTAG
- a CDS encoding S-layer homology domain-containing protein → MLGTLTNNGGPTQTMALLPDSPAINAGDDANCPATDQRGVTRPQENHCDIGAYEYEGPPSTFADVPFNHSAWQYIEAIYNAGITGGCTTTPLNYCPNNTVTRAQMAIFLLRGIHGSSYTPPAVGDDTGFTDVPTTHSAAAWIKQLAAEGITGGCGGGNYCPNNPVTRAQMAIFLLRAKYGDDYVPPAVGDSSGFNDVPAGSSTAPWIKQLAAEGITGGCGGGNYCPNNPVTRAQMAIFLQRTFNLPLP, encoded by the coding sequence TTGCTCGGTACTCTTACCAACAACGGCGGACCCACCCAGACCATGGCGCTCCTGCCCGACTCACCCGCAATTAACGCCGGGGATGACGCTAATTGCCCCGCTACCGATCAGCGCGGGGTAACCCGTCCGCAGGAAAATCACTGTGATATTGGGGCATATGAATATGAAGGACCACCCTCCACCTTCGCCGATGTGCCCTTCAATCACTCCGCCTGGCAGTACATCGAAGCCATCTACAATGCCGGCATCACCGGCGGATGCACCACCACTCCGCTCAACTACTGCCCCAACAACACCGTCACCCGTGCCCAGATGGCGATCTTCCTGCTGAGAGGCATCCACGGCTCATCCTATACCCCGCCCGCCGTGGGCGACGACACCGGCTTCACTGACGTCCCCACCACCCATTCCGCGGCGGCATGGATCAAGCAGTTGGCGGCGGAAGGCATCACCGGCGGCTGTGGCGGCGGCAATTACTGCCCCAATAACCCGGTCACCCGCGCCCAGATGGCGATCTTCCTGTTGAGAGCCAAGTATGGGGATGATTACGTCCCGCCTGCCGTGGGAGACTCTTCCGGTTTCAATGATGTGCCTGCAGGGAGCTCGACTGCGCCGTGGATCAAGCAGTTGGCGGCGGAAGGCATCACCGGCGGCTGTGGCGGCGGAAATTACTGTCCCAATAACCCGGTCACCCGCGCCCAGATGGCGATCTTCCTGCAACGCACCTTCAATCTGCCGCTGCCGTAA
- a CDS encoding choice-of-anchor Q domain-containing protein: protein MKKSVRTTIIIIILVSLIGSTQIQSVKAATEWVVTNADDSGPGSLRQAIANASNGDTITFDPSLAGETIHLASTLEIDKAITIDGSGLNPRITLSGDTDDDGVGDVQILTITTYGNVRILDLDFANGKNVASFTGGIANYGWLDISTCTFSSNTGELGGALLNRGNLTVQGCEFIDNYAYYDGGAIFNDIGSTATISDSLFIQNKADAMYGGGGAIGNIGDLLVTHSEFSGNTAGGGGAIVNARDGSTTISQTSFKFNLAMTESGGAVHNLNGTMTISALFAENTAAKNGGAIFNEGGDVNVEHSHFLENTANLDDGGAIFIGYNTTATIAKSVFTKNTATGETGYGGAIGSAGSFTIISSEFNENSSTLGGGAILSAGISIISASSFTSNSTGEDGGGAILSWYDLAIENSTFDSNTANGFAASGGAISHINGNAYISHSELLNNTAYGGGAIAIGYPYFSGIVPTASISNTHILDNQADGGGGILLFAGEAKITNSTISGNSSGIAGGVVIFPQGTLEIVSSTINNNSSTDTDGYPSYHGTILSNGKSTIINSTVADNSGSGIESSGETIIINSTVAGNEGYGIVHKEDDLHFKNSIIANNGINCTNYGGTVVTNTNNLIETNDAFPNDCGDPAFTADPKLGTLTNNGGYTQTMALLPGSPAIDAGDNGSCPETDQRGVTRPQGAGCDIGSYEYDTITPTFADVPFNHSAWQYIEAIYNAGITGGCTTTPLNYCPNNTVTRAQMAIFLLRGIHGSSYTPPAVGDGTGFNDVPTTHSAAAWIKQLAAEGITGGCGNGNYCPNQAVTRAQMAIFLLRAKYGDDYVPPAVGGSSGFNDVPAGSSTAPWIKQLAAEGITGGCGGGNYCPNNPVTRAQMAIFLQRTFNLPLP from the coding sequence ATGAAAAAGTCAGTCCGCACTACCATCATCATCATCATTTTGGTTTCGCTTATTGGAAGCACGCAAATTCAATCCGTGAAAGCTGCTACAGAATGGGTGGTCACCAATGCCGATGACAGCGGACCCGGCTCGCTCCGCCAGGCAATTGCGAACGCATCCAATGGAGATACGATCACCTTCGACCCGTCTTTGGCGGGCGAGACCATCCACCTCGCCTCTACACTTGAAATCGACAAAGCCATCACGATCGACGGCTCGGGCTTGAATCCACGCATCACGCTCAGCGGCGATACGGATGACGATGGCGTTGGCGATGTACAGATCCTGACCATTACCACCTATGGCAATGTACGAATCCTGGATCTGGATTTTGCCAATGGAAAAAACGTCGCTTCCTTCACAGGCGGCATTGCCAATTATGGCTGGCTCGATATCAGCACCTGCACATTCTCAAGCAATACAGGGGAGTTGGGGGGAGCGCTGCTGAATAGAGGCAACTTGACCGTTCAAGGTTGTGAATTCATTGACAATTATGCATATTATGATGGCGGGGCAATCTTTAACGACATAGGCTCCACTGCAACGATCAGCGACTCTCTGTTTATTCAAAATAAAGCCGATGCCATGTATGGTGGTGGCGGCGCAATTGGCAATATAGGGGATCTTCTGGTTACGCATAGTGAGTTTAGCGGGAACACAGCCGGTGGCGGAGGCGCCATTGTCAACGCGCGCGATGGCAGTACAACGATCTCGCAGACCTCCTTCAAATTTAATTTGGCAATGACTGAAAGTGGAGGCGCTGTTCACAATTTAAATGGCACAATGACGATCTCAGCATTATTCGCCGAAAACACAGCCGCAAAAAACGGAGGGGCAATTTTCAACGAAGGCGGGGATGTGAATGTTGAACACAGCCATTTCTTGGAAAACACCGCAAATCTTGACGACGGAGGAGCGATCTTCATCGGATATAACACAACCGCCACCATTGCCAAGAGTGTCTTTACGAAAAATACGGCTACAGGCGAGACCGGATACGGCGGAGCCATTGGCTCCGCCGGAAGTTTTACAATCATAAGCAGCGAATTCAACGAAAATTCCTCAACACTTGGGGGAGGGGCAATTCTTTCAGCCGGGATATCAATAATATCCGCATCATCTTTTACTTCAAATTCGACCGGGGAAGATGGCGGCGGCGCAATTCTGAGTTGGTACGATCTCGCCATTGAAAATTCAACGTTTGATTCCAATACTGCAAACGGTTTTGCAGCATCAGGCGGGGCAATCAGCCATATAAATGGAAATGCATATATCTCTCATAGTGAATTATTAAATAACACTGCCTACGGCGGCGGCGCGATTGCCATTGGATATCCATATTTTTCCGGTATCGTGCCAACAGCATCAATCTCCAATACCCATATTTTAGATAACCAAGCCGACGGAGGCGGTGGAATACTATTGTTTGCAGGCGAAGCAAAAATAACCAATTCAACGATCTCCGGGAATTCATCCGGGATAGCGGGGGGAGTGGTCATTTTTCCACAAGGAACCTTGGAAATTGTCAGCAGCACCATCAATAACAACTCCAGTACCGATACAGACGGGTACCCAAGTTATCATGGCACTATTTTATCCAATGGAAAATCGACCATCATCAACAGCACCGTTGCAGATAATTCAGGAAGCGGAATCGAATCTTCGGGAGAAACAATAATTATTAATAGCACTGTTGCAGGCAATGAAGGTTACGGAATCGTTCACAAGGAAGACGATCTGCATTTCAAAAATTCCATCATCGCAAACAATGGAATAAACTGCACCAACTACGGGGGAACCGTTGTCACAAACACGAATAATTTGATCGAAACCAATGATGCTTTCCCAAACGACTGCGGCGACCCTGCTTTCACTGCTGACCCCAAACTGGGTACTCTTACCAATAACGGCGGATACACTCAAACCATGGCACTGCTGCCCGGCTCGCCCGCCATTGACGCAGGGGATAACGGCTCATGCCCCGAAACCGACCAGCGGGGGGTGACGCGTCCGCAGGGGGCAGGGTGTGATATTGGATCGTACGAATACGACACCATAACTCCCACATTCGCCGATGTGCCCTTCAATCACTCCGCCTGGCAGTACATCGAAGCCATCTACAATGCCGGCATCACCGGCGGCTGTACCACCACTCCGCTCAACTACTGCCCCAACAACACCGTCACCCGTGCCCAGATGGCGATCTTCCTGCTGAGAGGCATCCACGGCTCGTCCTACACCCCGCCCGCTGTGGGCGACGGCACCGGCTTCAATGACGTCCCCACCACCCATTCCGCGGCGGCATGGATCAAGCAGTTGGCGGCGGAAGGCATCACCGGCGGCTGCGGGAATGGCAATTACTGTCCGAACCAGGCGGTCACCCGCGCCCAGATGGCGATCTTCCTGTTGAGAGCCAAGTATGGGGATGACTACGTCCCGCCTGCCGTGGGAGGCTCATCCGGTTTCAACGATGTGCCTGCAGGGAGCTCGACCGCGCCGTGGATCAAGCAGTTGGCGGCGGAAGGCATCACCGGCGGCTGTGGCGGCGGAAATTACTGTCCCAATAACCCGGTCACCCGCGCCCAGATGGCGATCTTCCTGCAACGCACCTTCAATCTGCCGCTGCCATAG